In Stomoxys calcitrans chromosome 2, idStoCalc2.1, whole genome shotgun sequence, the following proteins share a genomic window:
- the LOC106091929 gene encoding mitotic apparatus protein p62 has translation MADKEDSKFGFKNKEKAEETLVLLESHDMQYRKLTVRGLLGRAKRVLSMTKAEDKVKNINDAIEVFEKWLSENGGDAANKNAKTAGDDKVETVPGLGFKDKEAAEKTLKILEDRDPEYQKLAIKGLIGSSKRVLSGTKNEEKIQSIKDGVKILEDFLEKFETENLIKNNRAYFVYDVIAKLPQPEDKLQAEFLKAYGGPKAKGNYKHLRTMYPEEDDSTSWDIIRNRNIAKILAKIKEDNAKLFDDTGKPSDLHMQLIHWAYSPQPDKVKSYAATLKTDCKKAQKRKCEEESASGSSSASSSEDENDDEDRDGDADENMKEDKEENGESPAKKAKTS, from the exons ATGGCCGATAAGGaagattcgaaatttggatttaaaaataaGGAAAAGGCCGAAGAAACCTTGGTCCTGCTGGAGAGTCACGATATGCAATATCGTAAATTGACCGTGCGCGGTCTTTTGGGTCGAGCTAAACGGGTACTCTCAA TGACCAAAGCCGAAGATAAAGTTAAAAATATCAATGATGCTATTGAAGTATTTGAGAAGTGGTTGTCGGAGAACGGGGGCGATGCTGCCAACAAAAATGCCAAAACAGCCGGTGATGATAAAGTTGAGACTGTACCTGGTCTAGGATTTAAGGATAAGGAGGCTGCTGAGAAGACCCTCAA GATTTTGGAAGACCGTGATCCTGAATATCAAAAATTAGCCATTAAGGGTCTTATAGGCAGCTCCAAACGTGTTCTCTCTGGTACTAAAAATGAAGAGAAAATCCAATCGATCAAAGATGGTGTTAAAATTCTggaagattttcttgaaaaattcGAAACTGAAAACCTCATCAAAAATAATCGTGCCTACTTTGTTTATGACGTCATTGCCAAACTACCGCAACCTGAAGATAAGTTGCAAGCAGAATTTTTAAAGGCCTACGGTGGTCCCAAAGCCAAGGGCAACTATAAACATTTGCGCACCATGTATCCCGAAGAAGACGATTCCACTTCGTGGGATATCATACGCaacagaaatattgcaaaaattctGGCCAAAATTAAAGAGGACAATGCCAAATTGTTCGATGACACAGGCAAGCCAAGTGACCTTCACATGCAGCTTATACATTGGGCTTATAGTCCTCAACCGGACAAGGTCAAAAGTTACGCTGCCACATTGAAGACAGATTGCAAGAAGGCCCAGAAACGTAAGTGTGAAGAGGAATCCGCAAGCGGCAGTAGCAGTGCCAGCAGTAGTGAAGATGAGAATGATGATGAAGATCGCGATGGTGATGCTGATGAAAACATGAAGGAAGACAAGGAGGAAAATGGTGAATCTCCGGCCAAAAAGGCGAAAACGTCATGA
- the LOC106091926 gene encoding ETV5-related protein Ets96B isoform X3: MKTDYTNPTNNSSNSLVLESLHITRHSIDNVNPINGNAYSTSSTTSNVSTASVVDKASHCNGRGGNSPPSLDKKKCNELQPTSSSNNSTAPNNHSSNLLETTADMNLNSDMEKSHCCMTTPLTTISSTVSSSAVVATLPNTDLAREQWYVHHTPSHPQHQISEEFVMYAPALPTSSTGTSIGKFGIESSTESYLNSRYNVNVKGVRHERTSSFFDIPAVTHPYCYRFPASPPAGILKKSDDDASFCNNSAVSSSLQFGQHFHSSKNEHPDSTTSHLANHHHPHQNPHHHHHAHHHHHAQTTNLHPHHHHHGHHLSPHHSSAFKFSHPSVLSSSSPPSVYHQYNGQNTSSAYGLRPTSEIGPLTLAPVSTTSDVDIKYENPYNAAISSTYALRTANGVDSSTAVSSTDSDFKLESLYTANNGITTSHTVSQRRGSLQLWQFLVALLDEPTTNCIAWTGRGMEFKLIEPEEVARRWGIQKNRPAMNYDKLSRSLRYYYEKGIMQKVNGERYVYRFVCDPEALFNMAYGHLAGGNAAASSGTPITSTSSKQDQHHHHHHHPHHHHHHHLLTTAGKGSSLDTGLLIRDSVTHSSMEDDSNRDRSTLNHISVAATKHHEQLYYGKF; this comes from the exons ACAGATTACACCAATCCCACAAATAACAGTAGCAACAGTTTAGTTTTGGAAAGCCTTCACATAACTCGTCATAGCATTGACAACGTTAACCCTATCAACGGCAATGCGTACTCGACATCCTCCACCACAAGCAATGTCTCCACAGCATCCGTTGTCGATAAAGCATCACATTGCAACGGTCGCGGAGGCAATAGTCCCCCCAGTCTGGATAAAAAGAAATGCAATGAACTACAACCCACAAGCAGCAGCAATAATTCCACCGCCCCCAACAACCACAGCAGTAATCTACTGGAAACCACCGCCGATATGAATTTAAACTCTGACATGGAGAAGAGTCATTGTTGTATGACGACACCCTTGACCACCATATCATCAACTGTGTCTTCCTCGGCTGTTGTTGCCACTCTCCCAAATACAG acCTTGCCAGAGAGCAGTGGTATGTCCATCACACGCCCAGCCATCCACAACATCAAATATCTGAAGAATTTGTTATGTATGCACCTGCTTTGCCCACTAGTAGTACTGGAACGTCCATTGGAAAATTTGGCATTGAAAGTTCCACGGAGAGCTATCTAAATTCCAGATATAATG TGAACGTCAAAGGAGTGCGACATGAAAGAACTTCGTCTTTTTTCGACATTCCAGCTGTGACGCATCCATACTGCTACAG ATTCCCAGCTTCACCACCTGCAGGGATTTTAAAGAAAAGCGATGATG acGCCTCATTTTGCAATAATTCCGCCGTTTCATCTTCCCTACAATTTGGTCAACATTTTCATAGTTCTAAAAACGAACATCCGGATTCAACTACTTCACATTTGGCCAATCACCACCACCCTCATCAGAATCCACATCACCACCATCATGCGCATCACCATCACCATGCTCAAACAACTAATTtacatcctcatcatcatcatcatgggcATCATCTAAGTCCACATCATTCGTCCGCTTTTAAATTCAGTCATCCCAGCGTTTTAAGTTCATCGTCACCTCCCAGCGTCTACCATCAGTACAACGGACAAAACACATCCTCAGCTTATGGTTTAAGACCCACTTCAGAAATTGGCCCTCTGACATTGGCGCCAGTCTCCACAACATCAGATGTGGACATCAAATATGAAAATCCTTACAACGCAGCGATATCCTCCACCTATGCTTTGAGGACGGCCAATGGAGTAGACTCATCTACCGCTGTGTCATCGACGGACTCGGATTTCAAACTGGAAAGTCTGTATACAGCTAATAATGGCATTACAACCAGTCACACTGTGAGCCAAAGAAGGGGCTCACTGCAGTTGTGGCAATTTTTGGTAGCCTTATTGGATGAACCCACTACAAA TTGCATTGCCTGGACCGGACGGGGCATGGAATTCAAATTAATCGAACCTGAAGAGGTGGCCAGACGTTGGGGCATACAAAAAAACCGACCAGCAATGAATTACGACAAACTTTCTCGTAGTCTACGTTACTACTACGAAAAAGGTATCATGCAGAAAGTAAATGGCGAAAGATATGTTTATAGATTTGTCTGTGATCCAGAAGCATTATTCAACATGGCCTATGGCCACCTTGCTGGAGGAAATGCTGCCGCATCAAGTGGCACACCAATAACGTCAACATCCTCAAAACAagatcaacatcatcatcatcatcatcatcctcaccaccaccaccaccaccacttgtTGACAACTGCGGGAAAAGGCAGCAGCCTAGACACTGGTCTCTTGATAAGGGACTCAGTTACACATTCCTCCATGGAGGATGACTCAAATCGGGATAGGTCAACCTTGAATCATATTTCAGTGGCTGCGACCAAACACCATGAGCAATTGTATTAtggtaaattttaa
- the LOC106091926 gene encoding ETV5-related protein Ets96B isoform X2 codes for MTDYTNPTNNSSNSLVLESLHITRHSIDNVNPINGNAYSTSSTTSNVSTASVVDKASHCNGRGGNSPPSLDKKKCNELQPTSSSNNSTAPNNHSSNLLETTADMNLNSDMEKSHCCMTTPLTTISSTVSSSAVVATLPNTDLAREQWYVHHTPSHPQHQISEEFVMYAPALPTSSTGTSIGKFGIESSTESYLNSRYNVNVKGVRHERTSSFFDIPAVTHPYCYRFPASPPAGILKKSDDDASFCNNSAVSSSLQFGQHFHSSKNEHPDSTTSHLANHHHPHQNPHHHHHAHHHHHAQTTNLHPHHHHHGHHLSPHHSSAFKFSHPSVLSSSSPPSVYHQYNGQNTSSAYGLRPTSEIGPLTLAPVSTTSDVDIKYENPYNAAISSTYALRTANGVDSSTAVSSTDSDFKLESLYTANNGITTSHTVSQRRGSLQLWQFLVALLDEPTTNSSCIAWTGRGMEFKLIEPEEVARRWGIQKNRPAMNYDKLSRSLRYYYEKGIMQKVNGERYVYRFVCDPEALFNMAYGHLAGGNAAASSGTPITSTSSKQDQHHHHHHHPHHHHHHHLLTTAGKGSSLDTGLLIRDSVTHSSMEDDSNRDRSTLNHISVAATKHHEQLYYGKF; via the exons ACAGATTACACCAATCCCACAAATAACAGTAGCAACAGTTTAGTTTTGGAAAGCCTTCACATAACTCGTCATAGCATTGACAACGTTAACCCTATCAACGGCAATGCGTACTCGACATCCTCCACCACAAGCAATGTCTCCACAGCATCCGTTGTCGATAAAGCATCACATTGCAACGGTCGCGGAGGCAATAGTCCCCCCAGTCTGGATAAAAAGAAATGCAATGAACTACAACCCACAAGCAGCAGCAATAATTCCACCGCCCCCAACAACCACAGCAGTAATCTACTGGAAACCACCGCCGATATGAATTTAAACTCTGACATGGAGAAGAGTCATTGTTGTATGACGACACCCTTGACCACCATATCATCAACTGTGTCTTCCTCGGCTGTTGTTGCCACTCTCCCAAATACAG acCTTGCCAGAGAGCAGTGGTATGTCCATCACACGCCCAGCCATCCACAACATCAAATATCTGAAGAATTTGTTATGTATGCACCTGCTTTGCCCACTAGTAGTACTGGAACGTCCATTGGAAAATTTGGCATTGAAAGTTCCACGGAGAGCTATCTAAATTCCAGATATAATG TGAACGTCAAAGGAGTGCGACATGAAAGAACTTCGTCTTTTTTCGACATTCCAGCTGTGACGCATCCATACTGCTACAG ATTCCCAGCTTCACCACCTGCAGGGATTTTAAAGAAAAGCGATGATG acGCCTCATTTTGCAATAATTCCGCCGTTTCATCTTCCCTACAATTTGGTCAACATTTTCATAGTTCTAAAAACGAACATCCGGATTCAACTACTTCACATTTGGCCAATCACCACCACCCTCATCAGAATCCACATCACCACCATCATGCGCATCACCATCACCATGCTCAAACAACTAATTtacatcctcatcatcatcatcatgggcATCATCTAAGTCCACATCATTCGTCCGCTTTTAAATTCAGTCATCCCAGCGTTTTAAGTTCATCGTCACCTCCCAGCGTCTACCATCAGTACAACGGACAAAACACATCCTCAGCTTATGGTTTAAGACCCACTTCAGAAATTGGCCCTCTGACATTGGCGCCAGTCTCCACAACATCAGATGTGGACATCAAATATGAAAATCCTTACAACGCAGCGATATCCTCCACCTATGCTTTGAGGACGGCCAATGGAGTAGACTCATCTACCGCTGTGTCATCGACGGACTCGGATTTCAAACTGGAAAGTCTGTATACAGCTAATAATGGCATTACAACCAGTCACACTGTGAGCCAAAGAAGGGGCTCACTGCAGTTGTGGCAATTTTTGGTAGCCTTATTGGATGAACCCACTACAAA TTCCAGTTGCATTGCCTGGACCGGACGGGGCATGGAATTCAAATTAATCGAACCTGAAGAGGTGGCCAGACGTTGGGGCATACAAAAAAACCGACCAGCAATGAATTACGACAAACTTTCTCGTAGTCTACGTTACTACTACGAAAAAGGTATCATGCAGAAAGTAAATGGCGAAAGATATGTTTATAGATTTGTCTGTGATCCAGAAGCATTATTCAACATGGCCTATGGCCACCTTGCTGGAGGAAATGCTGCCGCATCAAGTGGCACACCAATAACGTCAACATCCTCAAAACAagatcaacatcatcatcatcatcatcatcctcaccaccaccaccaccaccacttgtTGACAACTGCGGGAAAAGGCAGCAGCCTAGACACTGGTCTCTTGATAAGGGACTCAGTTACACATTCCTCCATGGAGGATGACTCAAATCGGGATAGGTCAACCTTGAATCATATTTCAGTGGCTGCGACCAAACACCATGAGCAATTGTATTAtggtaaattttaa
- the LOC106091926 gene encoding ETV5-related protein Ets96B isoform X1 has protein sequence MKTDYTNPTNNSSNSLVLESLHITRHSIDNVNPINGNAYSTSSTTSNVSTASVVDKASHCNGRGGNSPPSLDKKKCNELQPTSSSNNSTAPNNHSSNLLETTADMNLNSDMEKSHCCMTTPLTTISSTVSSSAVVATLPNTDLAREQWYVHHTPSHPQHQISEEFVMYAPALPTSSTGTSIGKFGIESSTESYLNSRYNVNVKGVRHERTSSFFDIPAVTHPYCYRFPASPPAGILKKSDDDASFCNNSAVSSSLQFGQHFHSSKNEHPDSTTSHLANHHHPHQNPHHHHHAHHHHHAQTTNLHPHHHHHGHHLSPHHSSAFKFSHPSVLSSSSPPSVYHQYNGQNTSSAYGLRPTSEIGPLTLAPVSTTSDVDIKYENPYNAAISSTYALRTANGVDSSTAVSSTDSDFKLESLYTANNGITTSHTVSQRRGSLQLWQFLVALLDEPTTNSSCIAWTGRGMEFKLIEPEEVARRWGIQKNRPAMNYDKLSRSLRYYYEKGIMQKVNGERYVYRFVCDPEALFNMAYGHLAGGNAAASSGTPITSTSSKQDQHHHHHHHPHHHHHHHLLTTAGKGSSLDTGLLIRDSVTHSSMEDDSNRDRSTLNHISVAATKHHEQLYYGKF, from the exons ACAGATTACACCAATCCCACAAATAACAGTAGCAACAGTTTAGTTTTGGAAAGCCTTCACATAACTCGTCATAGCATTGACAACGTTAACCCTATCAACGGCAATGCGTACTCGACATCCTCCACCACAAGCAATGTCTCCACAGCATCCGTTGTCGATAAAGCATCACATTGCAACGGTCGCGGAGGCAATAGTCCCCCCAGTCTGGATAAAAAGAAATGCAATGAACTACAACCCACAAGCAGCAGCAATAATTCCACCGCCCCCAACAACCACAGCAGTAATCTACTGGAAACCACCGCCGATATGAATTTAAACTCTGACATGGAGAAGAGTCATTGTTGTATGACGACACCCTTGACCACCATATCATCAACTGTGTCTTCCTCGGCTGTTGTTGCCACTCTCCCAAATACAG acCTTGCCAGAGAGCAGTGGTATGTCCATCACACGCCCAGCCATCCACAACATCAAATATCTGAAGAATTTGTTATGTATGCACCTGCTTTGCCCACTAGTAGTACTGGAACGTCCATTGGAAAATTTGGCATTGAAAGTTCCACGGAGAGCTATCTAAATTCCAGATATAATG TGAACGTCAAAGGAGTGCGACATGAAAGAACTTCGTCTTTTTTCGACATTCCAGCTGTGACGCATCCATACTGCTACAG ATTCCCAGCTTCACCACCTGCAGGGATTTTAAAGAAAAGCGATGATG acGCCTCATTTTGCAATAATTCCGCCGTTTCATCTTCCCTACAATTTGGTCAACATTTTCATAGTTCTAAAAACGAACATCCGGATTCAACTACTTCACATTTGGCCAATCACCACCACCCTCATCAGAATCCACATCACCACCATCATGCGCATCACCATCACCATGCTCAAACAACTAATTtacatcctcatcatcatcatcatgggcATCATCTAAGTCCACATCATTCGTCCGCTTTTAAATTCAGTCATCCCAGCGTTTTAAGTTCATCGTCACCTCCCAGCGTCTACCATCAGTACAACGGACAAAACACATCCTCAGCTTATGGTTTAAGACCCACTTCAGAAATTGGCCCTCTGACATTGGCGCCAGTCTCCACAACATCAGATGTGGACATCAAATATGAAAATCCTTACAACGCAGCGATATCCTCCACCTATGCTTTGAGGACGGCCAATGGAGTAGACTCATCTACCGCTGTGTCATCGACGGACTCGGATTTCAAACTGGAAAGTCTGTATACAGCTAATAATGGCATTACAACCAGTCACACTGTGAGCCAAAGAAGGGGCTCACTGCAGTTGTGGCAATTTTTGGTAGCCTTATTGGATGAACCCACTACAAA TTCCAGTTGCATTGCCTGGACCGGACGGGGCATGGAATTCAAATTAATCGAACCTGAAGAGGTGGCCAGACGTTGGGGCATACAAAAAAACCGACCAGCAATGAATTACGACAAACTTTCTCGTAGTCTACGTTACTACTACGAAAAAGGTATCATGCAGAAAGTAAATGGCGAAAGATATGTTTATAGATTTGTCTGTGATCCAGAAGCATTATTCAACATGGCCTATGGCCACCTTGCTGGAGGAAATGCTGCCGCATCAAGTGGCACACCAATAACGTCAACATCCTCAAAACAagatcaacatcatcatcatcatcatcatcctcaccaccaccaccaccaccacttgtTGACAACTGCGGGAAAAGGCAGCAGCCTAGACACTGGTCTCTTGATAAGGGACTCAGTTACACATTCCTCCATGGAGGATGACTCAAATCGGGATAGGTCAACCTTGAATCATATTTCAGTGGCTGCGACCAAACACCATGAGCAATTGTATTAtggtaaattttaa